From the Salminus brasiliensis chromosome 15, fSalBra1.hap2, whole genome shotgun sequence genome, the window atctacagcacacacacacacacacacggtttaGTAAATGTGTGACTGGATGCAGATGGACCAATGCAGAGCCTTTGTCAGGAATGAGAGTCAGGGGTAAAGTCTGGGGTGCCGGGGGTACTCGGACAGGGATGAGATCCTGACCTCTTTCTCTATCCAGAATAATGTCAGAAACAGGGTCAGGAAACTGAACCACCTGAAgagtttctgtttcttttcttttttcttttttttgtcctttttgtgCTGtcccttttcttctttttgtttttctctgccTTAGTCTTTTTCATTGTGTCCTTCTTATTATtcttgtaaataataataataataataataataataatgataatcatCAAATACAGGATCCTGATCACTAGCTGAAGCATACAGGTGTAAGAAATCTGAGATTTAAAGTACAGATACCAGTAAAACACAGGCTTACACATTACAGCCATCAATAGACATGTCTTACCATACTGTGCTGTGCTTGTAGGGATTTTCACTTTACCATGGTGAAATTGATGATTGAGTAGACGAGTGTTCAGCAGTGTTTATATCAGCAGATATGGAAACAGTGAAAACAGAAAGCATGTTAATGACCACTGGAATCTCAAGTAGAAATGACCAGAAGATCAGAATTTCAAATTAGAGAAAATTAAAGAAGTATTTTTTTTGCACTGAAATCAAATCTCTATATTGTAATGTGTTACCACGTTGATCCGTGACCGATCCGAGTTTATAATTGCTCAGTTATATCAAAagctaatgagaaactgtaccAGCATGTGAGATCCTGTTGTACTGAATAGGAGTTGTTCTGTTATGAGCTGTTTAATAAATAACATTCTCTGTAATGAAAGAAACAAAGGTAATAAAGTCATGTTTCTCACCAGAAACCTGCAGCTGGATCTCTGTGTAGCGGGTGTAATAACTGACTGGCTCTCCTCCAGCACTCACTGCACAGGAATAAACTCCTCCATCCTCTTCTCTCACATCACTGATTCTCACACTGACCACTTTAGAGCTTCGGTCTTCAGAAATTGAGAACCTGCCTGTCTGAGAGTCTGAGGAACGGATCACTTCTGTATAATATTGACCATATTGTTTGAAGAAGAACTTGGTTTTATTCTGAAGCTCCTCTGGATAGGAACAGCTGATGGTGACGGTCTCTCCCAGATAACCAGTTACAGTCTTTAACCTTAAACAACATGGATCTGTCAATCATATAAAGCTGATCAGTTAATCTGTAAAATTGTTATTTGCAGACATCATACAAACATCTCAGCAGCTCCATAACTGAGGAGTTACACATGAtgtgtattattaaaataagttaataagtaataatattcaggacatctctactacaggctTTAGTAACTGCTTATGGTAATTATAGTAAAATtagttaataataaaattgtttATCAATACAAATTTAgcttgtttaaaataaataatcaccTTCATTCACCCTTAGGTTCACATCATAACTCCAACCTCCAGCTTCTTCACATCGATATAATCCAGAATCCTGTAAACTCAGGTGTCTGATGGTTGCTGTGAGGGCACCCACAGGGTTATCCACCAGAGAAAATCTGCCTTCATGAACCCCTGTGTTAAACTGTCCTCTCTGAGAAGTTATTGAATTTCCACACTCTTGCAGTGTTCTCAGTTTACAAAAACTCTTCTGTCCTCCTGCAGAGTTCTGATATTTGCAGGTTATTCGAACTTCTCCTCCTGGAAAGCCAATCACATCAAAGCAGCCCACAGGACCTGCCAATGACATTCAACACTTCATTCATCTCTCTGATCTCATTAAACACAAAAAGAGCAAAACTTTATAACAATATTCATTAATGCATCTTAAACTGTAGATGATTTGTTATGTTTGTAATTATATTTACTAATTAGTGTATTTCAATTAATGAGTTATAAAACATTAATTCATGTTTACAAACCTTGTCTAGACTGTTTAGTTTAAGTTAGTTCTAGTTGCACTTTTTATGCTTTATATTTACCGTCTTTGTGTTGGATATCATGCACTAGTGACACTGAATGCCAATTCATGCTTCTGCATTGAAGCTACCCCACAGCCTGCACATAGCCATGTACCCTACGCCATACCCTATGCTGTAGCCGGACGTGCACCTTCTCAGAAATGTAACTAGGCATCATTACTGCAAATGACTGCGATTGGTTCGATTGATTGCATAATATTATTGCCTTCAAATTCAGTTGGACGAATGTGAATCATGATTACGCATACACTAATGTGAGACAAGCGGTTGCACATGACAAACCAGATCAAATATACCTGGCTTTCCTCATCCAtgtccataaaaaaaaataaaaataaaaaaaagaaatattaccCTAGTTCTGTCTTGGTTCAACTTCTTCTGACATCTGACATCTAGTTGTACTTTTAGTGAGAGTAAATAGTGATTTTGCTCTACCTCTAACATAATCTGCTCAGTTTGTCGCCATCATTTGTAAAAAATACACCAAGAGTGTCACACAGTGGCAATAAACTCCACACATCAGACTAGTGGTTGGCTGCAAAACTGTATAAAGTATAAACGCTCATAACGTCATAGGCCACTTGTGCAGGCCATGCTGTAGACGGTGTGTTGGGTCAATGCAGAAGCAGAAATTGGCCTTCAGAACAGGCCTTAAAACATATAAGACTTTAGAATAGGCCACTTAGcactatatatgtattttataccATAACAGAGCTCAGAAACAGGTTGAGTGTGCAAGTCAgacaatacacaaacacactcagctcAATCACCGCTATATTAAGCTGAAAGTACTCCACATTGACCAATCCAGCTAATTAGAAATCATTAAAATCACTTTAGGCAATGTGGATTGAGTCCATGTACTAATCAATCAAGGGTCTTAAAAGCAAATGTAGTTGTGTTGTGTGGTTTGAGCTTCTGTAGGTTAATCTGAGATCTGACCTGAAATCAGGTGGAGGGTGAAGATGAGG encodes:
- the LOC140535694 gene encoding polymeric immunoglobulin receptor-like isoform X1 — translated: MKIPLIFTLHLISGPVGCFDVIGFPGGEVRITCKYQNSAGGQKSFCKLRTLQECGNSITSQRGQFNTGVHEGRFSLVDNPVGALTATIRHLSLQDSGLYRCEEAGGWSYDVNLRVNEDPCCLRLKTVTGYLGETVTISCSYPEELQNKTKFFFKQYGQYYTEVIRSSDSQTGRFSISEDRSSKVVSVRISDVREEDGGVYSCAVSAGGEPVSYYTRYTEIQLQVSVKIPTSTAQYGFYIIITVSVCVGLLLIGGLTLSFYKLGCTRTQDSISSNMQTRRNTADENDPTRNQNITVDPVYHNLNTNQSEDSVYQSLDPCINQLDAVYHILNPYTNQSYQSTRA
- the LOC140535694 gene encoding polymeric immunoglobulin receptor-like isoform X2 is translated as MKIPLIFTLHLISGPVGCFDVIGFPGGEVRITCKYQNSAGGQKSFCKLRTLQECGNSITSQRGQFNTGVHEGRFSLVDNPVGALTATIRHLSLQDSGLYRCEEAGGWSYDVNLRVNEDPCCLRLKTVTGYLGETVTISCSYPEELQNKTKFFFKQYGQYYTEVIRSSDSQTGRFSISEDRSSKVVSVRISDVREEDGGVYSCAVSAGGEPVSYYTRYTEIQLQVSVKIPTSTAQYGFYIIITVSVCVGLLLIGGLTLSFYKLGCTRTQGVMQIFDWSSLVLQTPSPPICRQEETLLMKMIQPETRTLLWIQSTTTSTPTNQKIRSTRV
- the LOC140535694 gene encoding polymeric immunoglobulin receptor-like isoform X3 encodes the protein MKIPLIFTLHLISGPVGCFDVIGFPGGEVRITCKYQNSAGGQKSFCKLRTLQECGNSITSQRGQFNTGVHEGRFSLVDNPVGALTATIRHLSLQDSGLYRCEEAGGWSYDVNLRVNEDPCCLRLKTVTGYLGETVTISCSYPEELQNKTKFFFKQYGQYYTEVIRSSDSQTGRFSISEDRSSKVVSVRISDVREEDGGVYSCAVSAGGEPVSYYTRYTEIQLQVSVKIPTSTAQYGFYIIITVSVCVGLLLIGGLTLSFYKLGCTRTQEISTTKGLIHSRCNADL